The genomic segment AGCTCGCGAAGCGCCTGTCCGACGAGCTCGAGTGGGTGCGCAGCAACGCCAAGGGCCGCCAGGCCAAGTCGAAGGCACGTCTGGCCCGCTACGAGGAGATGGCCGCCGAGGCCGAGCGCACCAGGAAGCTCGACTTCGAGGAGATCCAGATCCCGGCGGGGCCCCGCCTCGGCACGCAGGTGATCGACGCGAAGAAGCTCCACAAGGCATTCGGCGAGCGGGTCCTGATCGACGACCTCAGCTTCACCCTCCCCCGCAACGGCATCGTCGGCGTCATCGGCCCGAACGGCGTCGGCAAGACCACGCTCTTCAAGACCATCGTCGGCCTCGAGCCGCTCGACGGTGGCGAGCTTCAGGTCGGCGAATCGGTCGACATCTCGTACGTCGACCAGAGCCGCACGGGCATCGACCCGAACAAGACACTGTGGGAGGTCGTGTCCGACGGGCTCGACTACATCCAGGTCGGCAAGACCGAGATCCCGTCCCGCGCCTACGTCTCGACGTTCGGCTTCAAGGGGCCCGACCAGCAGAAGAAGGCCGGTGTGCTCTCCGGCGGTGAGCGCAACCGTCTGAACCTGGCGCTCACGCTCAAGCAGGGCGGCAACCTGCTCCTGCTCGACGAGCCGACCAACGACCTCGACGTCGAGACCCTCTCGAGCCTCGAGAACGCGCTCCTGGAGTTCCCGGGCTGCGCCGTCGTGATCACCCACGACCGGTGGTTCCTCGACCGCATCGCCACGCACATCCTGGCCTACGAGGGCACGGAGGCCGACCCGGCCAACTGGTACTGGTTCGAGGGCAACTTCGAGGCCTACGAGGAGAACAAGATCGAACGCCTCGGCCCCGAGGCGGCGACCCCCCACCGGGCGGTGTACCGCAAGCTGACGCGCGACTGATGCCCAGGCTGCACGTCCCCACGGCCCTCCGCTGGAGCGACCTCGACGCCTACGGTCACGTCAACAACGTGGCCGTGGCGCGCATCCTCGAGGAGGCGCGCATCGTCGTGTTCTGGGTCGACCCGGATGCGGGCGACTCCGCTGCCGACACCGCGGTGCTCGACGCGCTCCACGGGTCCGAGACGCAGAGCGTCCTCGCGCGTCAGGAGATCGAGTACCTCCAGCCGATCCCCTACCTGCGTCGACCGCTCGACGTGCAGCTCTGGTTCGCGCACATCGGGGGCGCGAGCATGGAGCTGTTCTACGAGATCCACAGCCCCGTGGGGTCGGAAGAGGACGTGCTGTTCGTGCGCGCCTCGACCACCCTGGTGCTCGTCGACGCGTCGACGGGTCGGCCCATCCGGGTCTCCGAGGAGGCTCGTGCCGCGTGGTCGGGGTACATGGACGAGCCGATCGCGTTCCGCCGACGCTTCTGATCGCCGGCCGGGCCGATCAATCGCCCCAGTGCGTGGGGCGCACGAACCCCTCCGGCAGGACGGTGGACGAATCGCCGCGGGCGCTGTTGACCTGCATCTGCGTCAGGTAGACGGCGCCGTCGAGATCGGCGCCGCTGAGGTCGGCGTCGCGCAGGTCGACACCGAGCACGTCGCACAGCCGCAGCTGAGTCCGGCTGAGGTCGGCGGCGATCGCGACGCTGCCCCGGATGCTCACGCCACGGAGGTCCGCGCCGGACAACGAGGCTCCCATCAGATCGCTGCCGGGTCCGAGCGGACGGCCTCGACGACGAGGCGCCGGGGGATGGTGCCGCCGCGCGATCTCGCTCGCCGTCACCAGCAGCGGCCGGACCGCGTCGTACTCGGCGTCCACATCCAGACCGGCGAGGGTGTCCGGATCCTCGTCGCTCAGCCGCAGGACGCGGTCGAACGCCGCGATCCACGGTGCCGCGTCCTGGTCGCCCTCGACCAGCGTGATCGCCTCGTCGAGGTACCAGAGCAGCTCGTGGAGCCGGCGGACGAGGGGGAACGCGGAGAACATCGCCGTGCGCGTCTCGGGGTCGTCGCGCCAGGAGCGCCCCGCGAACGTCCGTCGGGAGACCTTCTGCCCCGCACCGAAGCAGTCGAACACGGTGCAGCCCTTGAAGCCGCTGTCCCGCAGGTGCGGATGGATGCGGCAGCCGTCACCGTCGTCGAGGTTCACGCACGGGTCTCCGGCGGGCTTGTCGACCGGGAAGTCGGTCGACCTCGCGAACGCGAGAGCCACGCAGCAGAGCCCGAAGCACTCGCCGCAGTCGGCGCCGAGGTCCTCGCGACGACCGAGGGCGACCCGTGTCCGTCCTCCCACCGCTACGAGGGGCGCTTGCCCACGCGGATCATGCCCTCCTGGGCGACCGAGGCGATGAGACGCCCCTCACGGTCGAACATCCGCCCCAGCGCGAGCCCCCGCCCCCCGCCCGAGGTCGGCGACTCCTGCGTGTAGAGGATCCAGTCGTCGGCGCGGGCGAACCGGTGCCACCACATGCCGTGGTCGAGGCTCGCCATGGCGAAGTCGGGCCGGGCCCACGCGACGCCGTGCCGGCGCATCACCGGCTCGAGGATGGTGTAGTCGCTGACGTAGGCCAAGGCGGCACGGTGGATGGTCGGGTCGTCGGGCAGAGTCCCCAGCGCCTTCACCCACACGGCCTGACTCGCGACGTGATCCCCCTCGACCGTGACGTAGACCGGGGACGACACGTGGCGCATGTCGAACGCCCTCGTCTCCGCCCAGACCTTCGCGACCGGGTGATCGGTCGCGTCGAGCACCTCGCGCGCGCTCGGCAGCTCCTCGGGCTCCGGCATTCCGGTCGGCATCTCGATCTGGTGCTCGAGCCCCTCGTCCTCGGTCTGGAATGACATGATGCCGGAGAGGATGGGCACGCCGTTCTGGTAGGCCTGCGTCCTCCTGGTGGAGAAGGAGCGGCCGTCGTGGATCCGGTCGACCGCGAACGTGATCGGCTTCGTCGCGTCGCCCGGACGGAGGAAGTAGCCGTGCAGGGAGTGCACCGGCCGGTCGGGCTCGACGGTGCGCGCTGCGGCGACCACCGACTGCGCCAGGACCTGGCCGCCGAATACGCGACCACCCGGCATCTCCTGGCTCGGACCGGTGAAGATGTCCTCCGTGGTGCGGGCTCCGGTGTCGGCGAGATCGAGCGTCGTGAGGAATGCGGCCAATGGGTCGGGCAACAGGACCTCCAGGTGACGTGCCGGTGAGTCGTCTGTGAAGTAGTTTAGACAGCACTGATGGTCCAGAGTCTCTCCCTCGTCGATGCGCCGTCCCTCGGCGACCTCAAGGTCTTCCTCGGTCGCTCCGCACGCGTCGAGAACGGGTCGGTGAGGTTGATCGGCAGCCTCGGTGTGCTCGCCGTCTACACGCCCGTGCTCACCCCCAAGGGCCTGCTCGACTCGTCGCCCACCGTCCTGGGGCTGCGCACCTTCGCCCTCGCCTCGACCGAGGACTTCGACGTCGTGGTCTCGATCC from the Cnuibacter physcomitrellae genome contains:
- the ettA gene encoding energy-dependent translational throttle protein EttA; translated protein: MAEYIYSMVRARKSVGDKVILDDVTMAFLPGAKIGVVGPNGAGKSTILKIMAGLDTPSNGEAKLTPGFTVGILMQEPELDESKTVLENVQEGLGPIKGKVDRFNEISAAMAEPDADFDALLAEMGTLQEEIDAADAWDLDSQLEQAMDALRTPPGDAEVKNLSGGEKRRVALCRLLLQKPDLLLLDEPTNHLDAESVLWLEQHLSQYHGAVLAVTHDRYFLDHVAQWIAEVDRGRLYPYEGNYSTYLEKKRERLEIQGKKDQKLAKRLSDELEWVRSNAKGRQAKSKARLARYEEMAAEAERTRKLDFEEIQIPAGPRLGTQVIDAKKLHKAFGERVLIDDLSFTLPRNGIVGVIGPNGVGKTTLFKTIVGLEPLDGGELQVGESVDISYVDQSRTGIDPNKTLWEVVSDGLDYIQVGKTEIPSRAYVSTFGFKGPDQQKKAGVLSGGERNRLNLALTLKQGGNLLLLDEPTNDLDVETLSSLENALLEFPGCAVVITHDRWFLDRIATHILAYEGTEADPANWYWFEGNFEAYEENKIERLGPEAATPHRAVYRKLTRD
- a CDS encoding acyl-CoA thioesterase gives rise to the protein MPRLHVPTALRWSDLDAYGHVNNVAVARILEEARIVVFWVDPDAGDSAADTAVLDALHGSETQSVLARQEIEYLQPIPYLRRPLDVQLWFAHIGGASMELFYEIHSPVGSEEDVLFVRASTTLVLVDASTGRPIRVSEEARAAWSGYMDEPIAFRRRF
- a CDS encoding pentapeptide repeat-containing protein encodes the protein MGGRTRVALGRREDLGADCGECFGLCCVALAFARSTDFPVDKPAGDPCVNLDDGDGCRIHPHLRDSGFKGCTVFDCFGAGQKVSRRTFAGRSWRDDPETRTAMFSAFPLVRRLHELLWYLDEAITLVEGDQDAAPWIAAFDRVLRLSDEDPDTLAGLDVDAEYDAVRPLLVTASEIARRHHPPAPRRRGRPLGPGSDLMGASLSGADLRGVSIRGSVAIAADLSRTQLRLCDVLGVDLRDADLSGADLDGAVYLTQMQVNSARGDSSTVLPEGFVRPTHWGD
- a CDS encoding acyl-CoA thioesterase, whose protein sequence is MPDPLAAFLTTLDLADTGARTTEDIFTGPSQEMPGGRVFGGQVLAQSVVAAARTVEPDRPVHSLHGYFLRPGDATKPITFAVDRIHDGRSFSTRRTQAYQNGVPILSGIMSFQTEDEGLEHQIEMPTGMPEPEELPSAREVLDATDHPVAKVWAETRAFDMRHVSSPVYVTVEGDHVASQAVWVKALGTLPDDPTIHRAALAYVSDYTILEPVMRRHGVAWARPDFAMASLDHGMWWHRFARADDWILYTQESPTSGGGRGLALGRMFDREGRLIASVAQEGMIRVGKRPS